Proteins from a genomic interval of Phormidium ambiguum IAM M-71:
- a CDS encoding ferritin-like domain-containing protein, which yields MTHTLSKYQISGLNLPHTADDHRLRRVLKAALPNQETSKVNLNFPYWSAEFFNLNQVKIFQESIDTEQLAILEIANRSLLEEAYHIENSGVGYMAKMTLLAETIEERMLYGLFAADEATHLSQISIFLPEIELISNKNPFLNLLAEVVEMADRTVLLFVLQIVLEGWGLSHYRRLAKECHNQLLAEVFTSFLDAEARHHATGSLLFEEISPSKASQTLIIEILAKFLMMVQVGPQNVLASIAQVKGHLSRSQKIQILEELDTETHSGSRLQLLRSLMQGKSADAIVQALDDRGAFLPLPAHQCVN from the coding sequence ATGACTCATACTCTTTCTAAATATCAAATTTCTGGCTTAAATTTGCCTCATACAGCCGACGATCATCGATTAAGGCGAGTTTTAAAAGCAGCATTGCCAAATCAAGAAACTAGTAAAGTTAACTTAAATTTTCCTTATTGGAGTGCAGAATTTTTCAACCTAAATCAAGTCAAAATTTTTCAAGAATCAATTGATACGGAACAGTTAGCTATTCTGGAAATTGCCAATCGCAGCTTATTAGAAGAAGCGTATCATATAGAAAATTCAGGTGTTGGTTATATGGCAAAAATGACGCTTTTAGCAGAAACTATTGAGGAGAGAATGCTATACGGCTTGTTTGCTGCTGATGAAGCAACTCACTTAAGCCAAATTAGTATTTTTTTGCCAGAAATTGAATTAATAAGTAACAAAAATCCGTTTTTAAATTTATTAGCAGAAGTTGTGGAAATGGCTGATAGAACTGTCTTGTTATTTGTATTGCAAATAGTTTTAGAAGGTTGGGGTTTAAGTCATTATCGCAGACTGGCGAAAGAGTGTCATAATCAATTACTGGCTGAAGTTTTTACTAGTTTTTTGGATGCAGAAGCACGTCATCACGCAACAGGAAGTTTGTTATTTGAAGAAATTTCGCCATCAAAAGCTAGCCAAACTTTAATTATTGAAATATTAGCAAAGTTTTTAATGATGGTACAAGTTGGGCCGCAAAATGTGCTAGCCTCGATCGCACAAGTAAAAGGACATCTTTCTCGATCGCAAAAAATCCAAATTCTCGAAGAGTTGGATACAGAAACTCATAGCGGGTCAAGGTTACAATTATTGCGATCGCTAATGCAGGGAAAATCTGCGGATGCGATCGTGCAAGCTTTAGACGATCGAGGTGCTTTTCTTCCTTTACCAGCCCATCAATGCGTTAACTAA
- a CDS encoding 2Fe-2S iron-sulfur cluster-binding protein: protein MSNLCTISFPGTNYPPITLQPHQNLSEHLTIQNSPVLFGCRTGICGTCLMQVIGDIPAAKADEQEMLDTLAPNIPNARLVCQINLTANVQIHEL from the coding sequence ATGTCTAATTTGTGTACAATCTCCTTTCCGGGAACTAATTATCCACCCATTACTTTGCAACCGCATCAAAATTTATCCGAACATCTCACAATTCAAAATTCACCTGTTTTGTTTGGTTGTCGGACTGGAATTTGTGGCACTTGTTTAATGCAAGTAATTGGTGATATTCCTGCTGCTAAAGCGGATGAACAGGAAATGTTAGATACCTTGGCTCCTAATATTCCAAATGCAAGATTAGTTTGTCAAATAAACCTCACCGCTAATGTTCAAATTCACGAATTATAA
- a CDS encoding N-acyl-D-amino-acid deacylase family protein — MLDLLIQNGLIFDGLGSAPMRGDMGIENSKIVAIAPSIPANAHQVVDASGLWVTPGFIDIHTHYDLELEIAPGLSESVRHGVTSVVIGNCSLSVAIGQPQMLADIFQRVETLSHKLIEKWLKRSISWQTPKEYLAHLQQLPLGANVAPLLGHSALRAHVMGLERSLTVQPSEIELKTMQKIAKDALEAGFIGISIDMFPWHRMSGEWCGSTIPSQHAEFPEYAMLAELCRERDLVFQLTPNLQKLSSFLDILRLGSGVGRKPLRLTVLSALDAVHDRKLWRIFSPLLYVWNHILKGNVRFQTLTEPFTIYSDGSVTPLFEEFPTGAQLNSCQSREERQKLWESETFRHQFRQDWLNNWRKSFHRQLDLMEIVCCPETSWQGLSFAEIAAQKQQEPVDFFIEALQKYDTDLRWVATGANDRLQPRLALMKHPYILPGFTDAGAHVRNLGYYDGALSLLKQAVTTKFLAPEKAIARVTGEPARWFKLNTGVLKVGAQADFLLLNPQKLNQPISSQVEISDPILDGEPRMVKRGSEEIVEAVYIKGIRVVDRGKIEPILGKNRLGTVLFPSFNYNNL; from the coding sequence ATGTTAGATTTGCTGATTCAAAATGGGTTAATTTTTGATGGTTTAGGCTCTGCACCAATGCGGGGAGATATGGGAATTGAAAATAGTAAAATTGTAGCGATCGCACCCTCTATTCCCGCTAATGCTCATCAAGTTGTAGATGCGTCTGGTTTATGGGTAACACCTGGATTTATTGATATTCACACCCACTATGATTTAGAGTTAGAAATTGCACCGGGATTGAGCGAATCAGTGCGTCATGGTGTTACTAGTGTGGTTATTGGTAATTGCAGTTTGTCTGTGGCAATTGGTCAACCCCAAATGTTAGCAGATATTTTTCAGAGAGTTGAAACTCTTTCGCATAAATTGATTGAGAAATGGTTAAAGCGATCGATTTCTTGGCAAACACCAAAAGAATATTTAGCACATTTACAACAATTACCTCTTGGTGCTAATGTTGCGCCTTTATTAGGGCATAGTGCTTTACGCGCTCATGTGATGGGATTGGAACGTAGTTTAACAGTTCAACCCTCAGAAATTGAACTAAAAACTATGCAAAAAATTGCCAAAGATGCTTTAGAAGCGGGATTTATTGGCATTTCTATTGATATGTTTCCTTGGCATCGCATGAGTGGAGAATGGTGCGGTTCTACTATTCCATCACAACACGCGGAATTTCCCGAATATGCGATGCTTGCGGAACTTTGTCGGGAACGGGATTTAGTTTTTCAATTAACTCCAAATTTACAAAAACTATCGTCTTTTTTAGATATTCTTCGCTTGGGTTCAGGTGTTGGCAGAAAACCTTTAAGATTGACTGTTTTATCAGCTTTGGATGCTGTACACGATCGCAAATTATGGCGCATCTTTTCTCCGCTTCTCTATGTTTGGAATCATATTCTTAAGGGAAATGTTCGCTTTCAAACTTTAACCGAACCTTTTACAATTTATTCTGATGGTTCGGTTACTCCTTTATTTGAAGAATTCCCCACAGGCGCACAATTAAATAGTTGTCAGTCAAGAGAAGAACGACAAAAATTATGGGAGTCAGAAACTTTTCGCCATCAATTTCGCCAAGATTGGCTGAATAATTGGCGGAAATCGTTTCATCGTCAGTTAGATTTAATGGAAATTGTGTGCTGTCCTGAAACAAGTTGGCAAGGATTAAGTTTTGCTGAAATTGCGGCACAAAAGCAACAAGAACCTGTAGATTTCTTTATTGAGGCTTTGCAAAAGTATGACACGGATTTGCGTTGGGTGGCGACTGGAGCGAACGATCGCTTACAACCTCGTTTAGCACTCATGAAACACCCTTATATTTTGCCGGGTTTTACTGATGCTGGCGCTCATGTGCGTAACCTTGGTTATTATGATGGAGCTTTATCTTTGCTCAAGCAAGCTGTGACAACGAAGTTTCTTGCACCGGAAAAAGCGATCGCTCGCGTTACTGGAGAACCTGCTCGTTGGTTTAAGCTAAATACAGGCGTTCTCAAAGTTGGCGCTCAAGCCGATTTCTTGTTACTTAACCCGCAAAAACTCAACCAGCCTATTAGTTCCCAAGTGGAAATTTCCGATCCAATTTTAGATGGCGAACCTCGCATGGTAAAACGCGGATCGGAAGAAATTGTCGAAGCGGTTTATATTAAGGGAATTCGAGTTGTCGATCGAGGTAAAATTGAACCTATTTTAGGTAAGAATCGTTTAGGAACTGTGTTATTCCCATCTTTTAATTATAACAATTTATGA
- a CDS encoding response regulator has product MNNEQVRLHLQLIRQQIAASHDRDARIWQEMDAALDELHLYIEEMQTNLDAAEVITEELFGQHQRLTADYYHYYNLFDDLPIAYLIADPNGLILEANQASSQLLNVPQRYLPGKPLAVYVAESDRLNFRTRLNQLSQNSGTQVWQLNLCPRDGQPFTAQLHIGLARNSNGLIENLRIGVYQLSQSQPTVIQLSPEPSSEQSRTPETMPGSQLPQSLDGLRVLVVDDEPNVREFITAVLELSGISVRTVASAAAALEEIDAFHPDVLLSDIRMPGEDGYSLIRQIRAKEAREGEHIRAVAITAYLEEDWEKALSAGFEAHLHKLAPPSEWVEMVAQLAGRISE; this is encoded by the coding sequence ATGAATAACGAGCAGGTAAGGCTCCATTTGCAATTAATCCGACAACAGATAGCAGCATCGCACGATCGGGATGCGCGGATTTGGCAAGAAATGGATGCGGCGCTGGATGAGCTACACCTATATATTGAAGAAATGCAGACAAATTTGGATGCAGCAGAAGTCATTACAGAAGAGCTTTTCGGGCAGCATCAGCGACTTACCGCAGACTATTACCATTACTACAACTTATTTGATGATTTGCCGATCGCCTATCTGATCGCAGACCCTAATGGCTTAATCCTAGAAGCAAACCAGGCGAGTTCCCAATTACTCAACGTGCCGCAACGATACTTACCGGGTAAGCCGCTGGCAGTGTATGTGGCAGAAAGCGATCGCTTGAACTTTCGCACCAGACTAAACCAGCTTTCTCAAAACAGCGGAACACAAGTTTGGCAGCTTAATTTATGCCCACGAGATGGTCAACCCTTTACCGCACAACTACACATTGGACTTGCCCGTAATAGCAATGGGTTAATTGAAAACCTGCGGATAGGGGTGTATCAGTTGAGTCAATCCCAGCCGACGGTTATTCAACTATCTCCAGAACCAAGTTCGGAACAAAGCCGAACACCAGAAACAATGCCGGGATCGCAACTACCACAATCCTTGGATGGGTTAAGGGTACTCGTTGTCGATGACGAACCCAACGTGCGCGAATTTATCACTGCTGTTCTAGAATTATCTGGCATTAGCGTCAGGACAGTGGCAAGTGCAGCGGCGGCATTAGAGGAGATAGACGCATTTCATCCCGATGTGTTGCTCAGCGACATTCGGATGCCCGGTGAAGATGGCTATAGCCTGATTCGGCAAATCCGCGCCAAGGAAGCTAGAGAGGGAGAACATATCCGGGCTGTTGCAATTACAGCTTATCTGGAAGAAGATTGGGAAAAAGCTTTAAGTGCAGGATTTGAAGCCCATTTGCACAAACTGGCTCCACCGAGCGAGTGGGTGGAAATGGTGGCGCAACTGGCTGGACGGATTTCCGAGTAA
- a CDS encoding aromatic ring-hydroxylating oxygenase subunit alpha, with the protein MQIFNNWNIISKGWYIACASQELTKKQAKSVEICSQKIVLFRGEDGKVRALDAYCPHLGTDLGIGQVDGNWIRCAFHHWAFDETGYCQNIPCQSEIPDRIKLQVYATEEKYGFIWIYPDAKAPEKLVEFDELKGKEIISQADRAFERSCHHHICMMNGIDAQHLKTIHHLDIQMELSLNQNELGTQIDFTMHGQFPKTTWRERLGQQFLGSSYEYSMRYAHGCIGLLTMMKNVRLFPPLHMIYAYSPVAVGRTRIQPIYVTKKRQGIIGYLLSKFLLFCTRLAYYMLRDEDGIIYDNIRFNPQTILSIDAPLIRYMQYVNQLEPSQWSREITNS; encoded by the coding sequence ATGCAGATTTTTAACAACTGGAATATTATTTCTAAAGGTTGGTACATTGCTTGTGCTAGTCAAGAATTAACTAAAAAACAAGCCAAATCTGTAGAGATTTGCAGTCAAAAAATTGTCCTTTTTCGCGGTGAAGATGGCAAAGTTCGTGCGTTAGATGCCTATTGTCCTCATCTCGGAACAGATTTAGGAATTGGGCAAGTTGATGGTAATTGGATTCGTTGTGCTTTTCATCATTGGGCATTTGATGAAACTGGATATTGTCAAAACATTCCTTGTCAATCTGAAATTCCCGATCGAATTAAATTACAAGTTTATGCAACTGAGGAAAAATACGGTTTTATTTGGATTTATCCTGATGCTAAAGCGCCGGAAAAGCTTGTAGAATTCGATGAATTAAAAGGGAAAGAAATTATCAGTCAAGCCGATCGAGCTTTTGAAAGAAGTTGCCATCATCACATTTGCATGATGAATGGAATTGATGCTCAACATTTAAAAACAATTCATCATTTAGATATCCAAATGGAGCTATCTTTAAATCAAAATGAATTAGGTACACAAATTGATTTTACAATGCACGGGCAATTTCCGAAAACAACTTGGCGAGAACGCTTAGGGCAGCAATTTTTGGGTTCTAGTTATGAGTATTCAATGCGTTATGCTCATGGTTGTATTGGGTTGCTGACAATGATGAAAAATGTGCGGTTATTTCCCCCACTGCACATGATTTATGCTTACAGTCCTGTAGCCGTTGGTAGAACAAGAATTCAACCAATTTATGTGACGAAAAAACGGCAAGGAATTATCGGTTATTTACTGAGTAAGTTTTTATTATTTTGTACTCGTTTAGCTTATTATATGCTGAGAGATGAAGATGGAATAATTTACGATAATATTCGGTTTAATCCTCAGACAATTTTAAGTATTGATGCTCCATTAATTCGGTATATGCAGTATGTAAATCAACTTGAACCTTCTCAATGGTCGAGAGAGATAACCAATTCTTAG
- a CDS encoding aromatic ring-hydroxylating oxygenase subunit alpha: MPLNKQHSTFNNSNQFLEGWYWALPSKKLKVGQVKAIALLGRNLAIYRTISGQVIAVDAYCPHMGAHLAEGKVEGDGIRCFFHNWKYDINGICVDIPSLENPLPVSIKTWYTTEKYGLIWVWVGEEKPDLLPFVPELEEVDCDYILGTRFIKNCHPNVLLINAIDAHHFNTVHNLPLEIIFDAKELNHNAITFNNKTRGGDDSWLIRLIRPFYQNEVTYSMCYWYGSTGTVTLGPDFLHFYIVFALRMIEGGKTEGQTILITPKRSGFLGWGINRGLLWLTQQVGNYFAKGDTQVFQTIKFDLKTPTKADRSILEFIQHVNCQKALSWESWEPVDNFPPTI; the protein is encoded by the coding sequence ATGCCTCTTAATAAACAACATTCAACGTTTAATAATTCAAACCAATTTCTTGAGGGATGGTACTGGGCGCTACCCTCGAAAAAATTAAAAGTTGGTCAGGTAAAAGCGATCGCACTTTTAGGCAGAAATTTAGCCATTTATCGAACTATTAGCGGTCAAGTAATTGCCGTAGATGCCTATTGTCCACACATGGGGGCTCATTTGGCAGAAGGCAAGGTAGAAGGTGATGGAATTCGCTGTTTTTTTCATAATTGGAAATATGATATTAATGGGATTTGTGTTGATATTCCTTCATTAGAAAACCCCCTTCCTGTCTCGATAAAAACTTGGTATACCACAGAAAAATATGGTTTGATTTGGGTTTGGGTAGGTGAAGAAAAACCCGATTTATTGCCTTTTGTTCCCGAATTAGAAGAAGTAGATTGTGATTATATTTTAGGGACTCGGTTTATCAAAAATTGTCATCCGAATGTATTGCTGATTAATGCGATCGATGCTCATCATTTTAATACAGTTCACAATCTACCTTTAGAAATTATCTTTGATGCTAAAGAATTGAATCATAATGCAATTACTTTTAATAATAAAACCAGGGGAGGTGATGATTCTTGGTTAATTCGTTTAATTCGCCCTTTCTATCAAAATGAAGTTACTTATAGTATGTGTTATTGGTATGGTAGCACGGGAACAGTAACTCTTGGCCCTGATTTTTTACACTTCTATATTGTGTTCGCATTACGAATGATTGAAGGGGGAAAAACTGAGGGACAAACAATTTTAATTACACCTAAAAGATCGGGATTTTTGGGATGGGGAATTAACCGAGGTTTACTATGGTTAACACAGCAAGTTGGTAATTACTTTGCTAAGGGGGATACACAAGTTTTTCAAACTATTAAATTTGATTTAAAAACTCCCACAAAAGCTGATCGATCAATTTTAGAATTTATTCAGCACGTTAATTGTCAAAAAGCGCTATCCTGGGAAAGTTGGGAACCTGTTGATAATTTTCCACCAACCATTTAA
- a CDS encoding P-aminobenzoate N-oxygenase AurF, whose product MENQLSNYPTIYRKLQINYKRNKQQDHTSLMDEAVEKFCYADCQNEYWNPEEFSLLYGTPLWEQSSQHQRLILNQLYWVAYYSQIVSAEIATIYFNQTSATGLYAHEDFRLICDTLDLESAQERAHINAFRTIAKQVEQSLFGELIFTYPMRSPFTETMVYADTNALKTWWKKIQLQYFGLISANNTFLACQYFTVRGVRTLNGKLIQHKLSNYYQRHPQQELAPIPAKISYYHFLDESFHFNSSTIISQDVITCVAPPTKFEKLVANLGLWGCQRDHFHFSAAINGIFWYDPALYNKIYRVLRSPIFNLTETDAKEMMRRCFTEESEGLHRSYLTHQEAMKSYKVYVEKLDYLWKRNREMSLMESNSISQYLQTQKNAFHRFAQQHKEEFIPILCKIALNHSPSPSTGRGYD is encoded by the coding sequence ATGGAAAATCAACTATCAAATTATCCGACAATTTATCGCAAGTTGCAAATTAATTATAAACGCAACAAACAGCAAGACCATACTAGTTTAATGGATGAAGCTGTCGAAAAGTTTTGTTATGCAGATTGTCAAAATGAATATTGGAATCCAGAAGAATTTTCTTTACTTTATGGAACACCTTTATGGGAACAATCCAGTCAACATCAACGCTTAATTTTAAATCAACTTTATTGGGTAGCTTACTACTCGCAGATTGTCTCAGCGGAAATTGCCACTATCTATTTTAATCAAACTAGTGCTACAGGTCTTTATGCCCATGAAGACTTCCGTTTAATTTGTGATACTTTAGATTTAGAATCTGCTCAAGAACGCGCCCATATTAACGCTTTTCGGACTATTGCGAAACAAGTTGAACAAAGTTTGTTTGGCGAATTAATTTTCACTTATCCGATGCGATCGCCTTTTACGGAAACAATGGTTTATGCTGATACTAATGCGCTAAAAACTTGGTGGAAAAAGATTCAATTGCAATACTTTGGGTTAATTTCGGCAAATAATACTTTTTTAGCTTGTCAGTATTTTACTGTCAGAGGAGTACGAACATTAAATGGTAAATTAATCCAGCATAAACTCAGCAATTATTATCAAAGACATCCCCAGCAAGAATTAGCCCCAATCCCTGCTAAAATTTCTTATTATCACTTTTTAGACGAAAGTTTTCATTTTAATAGTTCAACAATCATATCTCAGGATGTTATTACTTGTGTTGCACCACCAACTAAGTTTGAAAAGTTAGTGGCAAATTTAGGATTATGGGGATGTCAACGGGATCATTTTCACTTTTCGGCTGCAATTAATGGGATTTTTTGGTACGATCCAGCTTTGTACAATAAGATTTATCGGGTTTTGCGATCGCCTATTTTTAACCTAACCGAAACAGACGCGAAAGAAATGATGCGACGCTGTTTTACTGAAGAATCAGAGGGATTACACCGCAGTTATTTAACTCATCAAGAAGCAATGAAATCTTACAAAGTATATGTGGAAAAACTCGATTATCTGTGGAAACGCAATCGAGAAATGTCCCTAATGGAATCTAATTCAATTTCCCAATATTTGCAAACTCAAAAAAATGCTTTCCACCGCTTTGCACAGCAACATAAAGAAGAATTTATACCAATTCTCTGTAAAATTGCGCTTAATCATAGCCCCTCCCCGTCTACGGGGAGGGGCTATGATTAA
- a CDS encoding Mpo1-like protein → MTPIYPKIRKKINEQILDHPFTDYWDIFVLKHQHPINITLHIIGIFFFYGLLFSVWRSQNFWLLLGLPLTQLIGLAGHFLFEKSHIDLQDAVFSWRASFCLGKMLFRVLSGKYGEDIRQRQEILQQYQSVEAKFFYADF, encoded by the coding sequence ATGACTCCAATTTATCCAAAAATTAGAAAAAAAATTAACGAACAAATTCTCGATCATCCCTTTACAGATTACTGGGATATATTTGTCCTAAAACACCAGCACCCTATTAATATTACCCTTCATATTATTGGTATATTCTTCTTTTATGGATTACTTTTCAGCGTTTGGCGATCGCAAAATTTCTGGTTACTCTTAGGTTTACCACTTACACAATTAATTGGATTAGCGGGACATTTTTTGTTTGAAAAAAGCCATATTGATTTACAGGATGCTGTCTTCTCTTGGCGAGCTTCTTTTTGTTTAGGTAAAATGCTATTTAGAGTTTTATCCGGTAAATATGGCGAGGATATTCGCCAACGTCAGGAAATTTTACAACAATATCAGTCTGTAGAGGCTAAGTTTTTCTATGCAGATTTTTAA
- a CDS encoding ATP-binding protein, giving the protein MQTENDKQHCISNLLQDSEAILRAMIENLPGGAAFVVDSDLRYRLAEGEALSAAGFQPEDLVGRTIFEVLPSELAASYEVQYRKALAGDRFEVEHQAYNRFYISRGTPLRSANGEVYGVLVVSYDITDRKQADRALRESEARQAFLLRMSDALRSLADPVEIEETVTRTAMNHFEAERCYYCEIKDGNAIIRRDATRDGLPTVAGVYPLSSFAILQAVVDTGRPFVVQDVHTTDTVDEEVRQLCIQLQVISYIDVPVIKNGKPVGVLCLVQSTPRNWSDLEIELAIETAERTWAAVERARAEQALRESEIQRVREQSAREQERQRAESLAELDRAKTLFFSNISHEFRTPLTLSLAPLQDVLSDRTHPLDPIHRERLELVHRNNLRLLKLVNTLLDFSRIEAGRIEAVYEPTDLATYTAELASVFRSAIERAGLQLIVDCPPLPEPVFVDRQMWEKIVLNLLSNAFKFTFEGKIRVSLHSTDSNQAILQVQDTGTGIAPEHLPHLFERFYQIRSTQARTHEGSGIGLALVHELVRLHGGTIDVSSIVGQGTCFAIALPFGTDHLQSDRIAYEQENRLNQVASTAMGATAYVAEAERWLPTIPPQPPLERGENLVKFPLIKGDLGGSSQSKTDSTSARVLLVDDNADMREYLTHILSEYVQIEAVADGATALAIAQERVPDLILSDVMMPGLDGFELLEALRADPRTREVPIILLSARAGGDAIAEGLQAGADDYLIKPFSAQELISRVTTHLQMAQLRGEALQEARSTIRSKDELISVVSHELNTPLVSILGWTRLLRSNPSSPAMLNKALDIIEHNATVQAKLVQDLLDISRISAGKLRLNLEPVELEGVIDKAIATVDNLAQAKQINLVWYGDTSKVKNVSLVVMGDRDRLGQVVCNLLTNAIKFTPISGCITVELSAIEDNNFPERSCTQITVSDTGIGIAVDFLPHVFDRFRQARESDSTKGLGLGLAIARHIVELHHGTIHAESAGVGVGATFIVRLPLYKPNE; this is encoded by the coding sequence ATGCAAACTGAGAATGACAAGCAGCATTGCATCAGTAACCTGTTGCAGGATTCGGAAGCAATCCTGCGAGCGATGATTGAAAATCTGCCGGGTGGTGCTGCGTTTGTGGTTGACTCCGATCTGCGCTATCGGCTTGCGGAGGGGGAGGCACTCTCTGCTGCTGGCTTCCAACCCGAAGATCTGGTTGGGCGGACAATTTTTGAAGTGTTGCCTTCTGAACTCGCAGCTAGTTACGAGGTACAGTACCGTAAAGCTCTTGCAGGCGATCGGTTTGAGGTTGAACATCAAGCCTACAATCGCTTTTACATTTCACGGGGTACGCCTTTACGATCGGCCAATGGTGAAGTCTATGGTGTACTGGTAGTCTCTTACGACATTACCGATCGCAAACAAGCCGATCGAGCCTTACGTGAAAGCGAGGCTCGGCAGGCGTTTCTGCTGAGAATGAGTGATGCGCTGCGCTCCCTTGCCGATCCGGTTGAGATTGAGGAGACAGTCACTCGCACCGCCATGAATCATTTTGAAGCAGAGCGGTGCTACTACTGCGAAATTAAGGATGGCAATGCCATTATTCGGCGGGACGCTACCCGTGACGGTTTGCCGACTGTTGCTGGGGTGTATCCATTGAGCAGCTTTGCCATCTTGCAAGCGGTGGTGGATACGGGTCGTCCTTTTGTGGTTCAGGATGTGCATACGACCGATACGGTAGACGAAGAAGTCAGGCAGCTTTGCATCCAGTTGCAGGTGATTTCCTATATCGATGTACCTGTGATTAAAAACGGTAAGCCAGTTGGAGTTCTGTGTCTGGTGCAAAGCACGCCCAGAAACTGGAGCGATCTGGAAATAGAACTGGCGATCGAAACCGCCGAGCGCACTTGGGCAGCTGTGGAACGCGCCCGCGCTGAACAAGCCCTGCGGGAATCGGAAATTCAGCGAGTTCGAGAACAATCTGCCCGCGAACAAGAACGCCAACGCGCCGAATCTCTGGCAGAACTCGATCGCGCCAAAACTCTCTTCTTCAGCAATATCAGCCACGAATTTCGCACACCGCTGACGTTATCACTGGCTCCGCTGCAAGATGTGTTGAGCGATCGCACTCACCCCCTCGACCCAATTCACCGAGAACGGCTAGAACTGGTTCACCGCAACAACCTGCGCTTATTGAAACTGGTCAATACTTTGCTTGACTTCTCCCGCATTGAAGCCGGACGTATAGAAGCGGTTTATGAACCGACGGATTTAGCAACATACACCGCAGAACTTGCCAGCGTCTTTCGTTCGGCGATCGAACGAGCAGGTTTACAGTTAATTGTCGATTGCCCACCCTTACCCGAACCCGTTTTTGTCGATCGACAGATGTGGGAAAAGATTGTCCTCAACCTGCTTTCCAATGCCTTCAAGTTCACCTTCGAGGGGAAAATCAGGGTCAGTTTGCATTCTACAGATAGCAATCAAGCCATTCTTCAGGTTCAAGACACTGGCACTGGAATTGCCCCCGAACACCTGCCCCATTTGTTTGAGCGGTTTTATCAAATTCGCAGCACTCAAGCACGCACTCACGAAGGATCGGGAATCGGTCTTGCTCTGGTGCATGAACTGGTTCGACTGCATGGTGGCACCATTGATGTTAGTAGCATCGTTGGGCAGGGAACTTGTTTTGCGATCGCCCTTCCTTTCGGAACAGATCATTTGCAAAGCGATCGGATAGCCTATGAGCAGGAGAATCGCCTGAATCAGGTAGCATCTACTGCAATGGGTGCTACCGCTTATGTGGCAGAAGCAGAGCGATGGCTTCCCACGATACCCCCCCAGCCCCCCTTAGAAAGGGGGGAGAATTTAGTCAAATTCCCCCTTATTAAGGGGGATTTAGGGGGATCTTCACAGTCAAAAACAGACTCTACTTCTGCCCGCGTGCTTTTAGTCGATGACAATGCTGATATGCGAGAGTATTTAACTCATATTCTCAGCGAGTACGTGCAAATCGAAGCAGTTGCAGATGGAGCAACGGCTCTGGCAATAGCTCAAGAACGAGTCCCCGATCTGATCCTTAGTGATGTGATGATGCCGGGGTTGGATGGTTTCGAGTTGCTGGAGGCATTGCGAGCAGATCCGCGTACCAGAGAGGTTCCCATCATCCTGCTTTCGGCTCGTGCGGGCGGGGATGCGATCGCAGAAGGGCTCCAAGCAGGCGCAGATGACTACTTGATTAAGCCTTTCTCGGCGCAAGAACTCATTTCTCGCGTTACCACTCATCTCCAGATGGCACAATTACGCGGGGAAGCACTTCAAGAGGCAAGAAGCACGATTCGCAGTAAGGATGAATTGATCTCAGTTGTTTCCCACGAACTGAACACGCCTTTAGTTTCGATTCTCGGTTGGACGCGCCTCTTGCGAAGCAATCCCTCTAGTCCGGCTATGTTGAACAAAGCCTTGGATATCATCGAACACAATGCCACAGTGCAAGCCAAACTGGTGCAAGATTTGCTGGATATTTCTCGAATTAGTGCAGGTAAACTGCGGTTAAACCTTGAACCAGTTGAATTAGAAGGGGTTATTGATAAAGCGATCGCCACTGTCGATAATTTAGCTCAAGCAAAACAAATTAACTTGGTGTGGTATGGTGACACTAGTAAGGTCAAAAATGTTTCTCTGGTGGTGATGGGCGACCGCGATCGTCTCGGTCAAGTTGTCTGTAATCTCCTAACTAATGCGATTAAATTTACTCCCATATCAGGCTGCATTACTGTTGAATTGTCAGCGATCGAGGATAATAATTTTCCTGAACGCTCTTGTACTCAAATTACTGTCAGCGACACAGGTATTGGCATCGCCGTTGATTTTCTGCCTCATGTTTTCGATCGCTTCCGCCAAGCCAGAGAGTCAGATTCAACTAAGGGGTTGGGACTGGGGTTAGCGATCGCTCGCCATATCGTCGAACTCCATCATGGCACCATTCATGCTGAAAGTGCTGGAGTTGGAGTTGGCGCAACTTTTATTGTCAGACTACCGCTTTACAAACCCAACGAATAA